TCTCAGGAAATTTCCACTGAGTCTGTGGGGCTTTGTTAGCTTTAAGGGTCAAAAGCCTTCTGATGGCTTCCAATACACAGGTTTCGGGGATCCTCAGGTCTATCTCTAACaggaaagtaaacaaaataataatgattcTCCAATTAGGTAGCCCTGTCAACCCAAAAGCTGAGTTTCCCCAGAGGCttaagagacaaaataaaatcaaatctaAATTCTAAAGGTTTTTTCAAACTCCACTGTAGGGTTAGAAGCTCTGGTATGAGCTAATTATAGTATCCTCTATTCTGCCAAACTACTGTCTAGAACTTGCTTCATTTCCCAAGAGGCTTCCTTATCCTGTTCCCTGGCAGCAGGAGAACAACAGTCAAGTAAGACAAGTATCTCCCAAGTGATCAGCCTCCACCTTGCTGCCAGGTGCCTGGAAGAACCCCAGGCTTCACCTTATCTGCCAACCATGCAAGATAATACACAGTAAGCCAAAACCATTCTaagattttcctttccttcctttcaggTGCTGGCAGCTTTAATCTGTCTGCAGAAGAGAAAGTGTAAGTTCCTTGAAGGAGTCAAGGTCACTTGTGGGACTGTCCTTGCTTGGATTAGAGGACTGGGACTCCTTCAGCACAGcagtttgtcttttaaaaagctaAGTTACCCAGAGACAATTTTGGCATATGAAACTGACAGCACCATTTATCTGCAGCAATATTCCTATGATCCCAACGGCAACAAAAGTCAAGTAAAAGGCCCCAAAGAATAAGAGGAATCTATTCTGAGTAGAGTAGACTTAAGAGGAACAGTAAAACCAGAGTGAGCAAGTAGTAGGGCCGGTCATGTGACTTTGGAATTACTATCTCCtgcccagtatcttcatttattGTCCTGCAGTTTGGGGGAACAACCTTTCTGGTTCTTTCTCCAATCATATGTGATAATCATGCAGGTTTTACACAACTGCTCCACCCCACCCAAGCTCCTCCTATATATAAAAAGTACAAGAGTCCCAAGGACACAGAGGACCCCAGTCACACTCCTCTAGCAGGAACTGCTACGGCTTGGTCACTAAAGGCTTAAACAATTGGGTTGGAAAAATGGAATCAGGCAGTTCAGAAAATGACAAGGCCCCCTCTACAAAGCAGAAGCCGAAATTAGCCACTGCTCTAGCTCTCTGGTCCAGGGATAGAGTGAGCACACCTGCTCACCCCTGCCACTTCTCTCACCCCCGCGCCCTCTTCCAAACAGGCTCTTTCCCTAACTCCAATGAAACAACACCTATGTTCTCCACTGGCGGCTGCTTCTCTTTCCAACGCCAAGCATCGCCCCCTCTTCCACTCTAGACATGTGGGGTGACAGTAGGGTCCAGCCTTGCCACACGCCCAAGACCGCATGCCAGGGCGGGCAGCGCTCACTTCACTCGCTGGGGCCGGAAGGCCAGCGAAGCACATGGCCCAGGGAGCGTCCATGCAGGGCTGGCGGCCAGCCAAGCGCAGGGCCCCTTTAAGGCGCGCTGGGGTGCGCCTGGGTAGGGGAGGGAGACCCCGGCGCTTGAGGGCCTGCAGTCGCTTCAGCCCCACCCTAGGACGGCGCACTCCCTCCCTTAGTTGCTCACCTTAGCTCCGAAGAGCCGGGCAGCCGCAGTGAGTAAAGCCATGGCGGGCGGACTCGGGGATCTGGTGGGGAGGGACGGAGGAAAGAGAACTGCGGCAGGAacgggagccgccgccgccgccgccgccgccgccgcaccaGAGGCCGCGCCGACTGGGGGACAAGGTTGAAAGGAGGCGGCTGAGGGAAAGGGTAGACCAGCCGGCAGCGGCGCCCAGCCCGGGGTCCTCAGCGAGGCCCCGCCTACCGCCCGGAACGCACTCCCGCCCCCTCTCAGGGGACTCGCCCCGGGCTCGGCCATTGGCCCAGTATGCGTGGGGGGCGGGTCCTAAGCCGTTGACAGCTGTTGTGGCGGGGAGGATTGGACCGTCCGAGGGAGGCTAATTAAGGGTGGATGGGCCGAGGGGAGCGTGTAGGTGGTTAAGTATTTGCCTGAGAACTCAGTTAACTTCCTTCTTAGGCTTTTCCCCATGCCCTTAACACACGTGGGGTTAATTTGAAGTGGATATTAGAGAAAAAAGCCTCAAGGACTTCGACCTTTGAAGGTTCTCGGAAGCCAACCCCTTAATATACTATCACGGCAACTGATCATTGCCCGTTCCTCCTACCTTCTTGGCCTGCAGTTTTGAACAATGTCTTTGGTCAATGACTTAATGGCCAGAGAGGTGACATCATGTGGACACAGGCTGTGTTGCCAGAGTTGGCTACTTGGTGGAGATCATTTGAGGTAAGCAGAGCCATGGTATTATAGATACCAACAGACCCCAATATGCAGAGAAGGAAAGCAAAGGCAGTAGCTTGAATATCCATCCAGCTGTCAGTTGGTGTGTCTAGTGCCGGGAAATCCAAGTCTTACAAATGCCCTCTTATTATGAAGGCTTCCAGCACAGGCCAGAGCCTCTGGGTCCTGGGCATTAGTCTCACTGTCACTCCAGTCACATAACCCCATACAGCCAGTCCACCCCGTATCTAGCCATAAGATAAGGAGTTGCAGACCAACACCTCATCCCAAATAAGGCATTTAGGTACCCTCCCTTCTTGTCACATCACTCCCGTCACTCCCATAGGGCCTGTGGACCTTTCCACTTACTTGGCTATCTTCTATACACGCTTATCCTGTGCTCCCTAGAGGCCATTAAATGAACCATGGCACTAAAGTGATCTTGCAAATCACTCTTCATTAATTCCTCTGGGTAGATGAGACCATAGGACCTTTCTACCTCCCTAAGCCTAACATTGCCATTGACCCAAGGACAGAGGGGAACTAACCCAAGGACCAGGACACCTTATCTACAAACCCAAGCCCCAAGTGAACAGTCCTTTTATCTCCTCACATAGCAGTAATAAAGTTCAGAGGTCTCAGTACCATCTAAGCCAGGTTTAGATAGACCTTATAAAGAACCTAGTTTAtagcttgaacttggaaaaagaaGGACACCATTTTTCCTTCCCAAGTTTTCTCATACTCAGCTTTAAACCTATGAACCAATGCTCCTCTGGCTTGGGATCAGATCGGTAGGTTTCAGGAAAGAACTTCATAAAGAGAAGCCAAGCAGTGTCCCAGAGGAGCACTGACCTCAGCTATCTCCTCAGTGACTTCAAAGCTCCACTGATCAATATTTGCTCCCAATTTAGGATCTCACAGAGGGTTTCCTCCAAACCCTAGAATAGTCTGGCCTTGTTTCCTCTCTCTGGTTAATCATCTATTAACCAGAGACTAGCCAGCAGACCAGAGGACTGAACTCCAGTGCCCTAAGAGACAGGAGGCATTCTCAGGGTGAGGCTACCAAAGGGATATTATTGAGTGGCCATAAGGGTAACCTATTTTGGAGTCCTAGTGATTGGGGTAAGAGTGGGGAACAATAATGTTCACAGTGTCCTGGAGCCTAGTGTCAGGAGGACTTTCTTAGACTTGTTTTGAAGCTATTTAGTCCTGGCATCCTCTAGTATAAGGCCAACGGGAAAGCCCAGGGATCAAAGGGACTAAATGGAAACTCCTAGGAGCTGGCAGAGTTTCTCTGAAcatggctggggcctggggaggtGGGAAAAAGTTAAGAAAGAAGGATTAACATGCATAAAGGAGTCAAATGAGCTCTAGGTCCAAATACAACTAAGTGCCTGAGAAATGGAAGGGGCAATGGAGAGAAGGCTGAGAATTGAGGTCATCCTGACCTTGGGATGACCtcttaaaaatggacagaggcaATGGTGCCCCCTAGTGGCCAAGGATAAGTGGAAGAATGCAGCCTAAACTTAAATCCATTATCAGTAAACCAAACTCTTATTTAATGGGTAATAGCTaaaatttattgaatgcttaatATTTACAGATACTATTTGAATGTGGTACATGCATTATCTTAATGAATCCTCACAACTCTAAGGGATGTAGGTAATATTAGTATATCTACAGAGGAGGAAGCCAAGATTTAGATAAAGTATCCTGCTCAGGGCCATAGCTTGCTACTGGCATTGCTAGAATTCAGACCTAGGTTGGCCTTACTCCAGAAGCTGTATCTTAACTACTAGTTACTTTATATGGTGATGACTGTAAATAATCAGCTGCAATTCAGGAAGGGGACTTTTGAGTCATTGTTAACTATCTCCTGGCACATCAGTTCAGTGTGTTGCtatatttaatgatattttaaaagataagactACAGTCTTATTCATCCTGTAAAACCTTTGTACCCTCATACCTGAAATACATGATAAATGGTGACCCTCCCAGAATGCAAGTAATAAAAGTAGGAGAGACAAACATTTAGCACCTAAAATGACCAGGGAGGTAGAATGGGCTTCTTACAGGGAATAATCAGCCTGGAAAAATGACTGAAAAGAGGACATAGTGCTTTTTTTACTGTATATTACTAGACTCAGAGAACACATGTTCAAACTTGAAGgtagttttcaaagaaataaaagaagtacTACTTTATATAGCCACTGGGGACTACATGGAGACTCCTTTGGCCTAGCGATAAGATTGAAGCCGTGGCTCCCCCGTCCCTCTTTGAGCTTGgtttcttcacttgtaaaatgggagtaacatCTAATATTTCTTAGAGTTGTAACAATTAactaagtgtgtgtatgtgcttgTTCTGAGTATTTAACATATACTAGTTCTTTTCCCCTTGCTGCTCATCTTTGTCCTGTATTTAAAGGAATCCTATTCTTGTTCTGAATCCTTTTTACAGCAAGAAATCctctaaaagttatttttaaaggacTAGGTTTTCACATATACAATTTCCTAGTCACACCTGGATCTCATTTAACACTGTCTTTGGGAAAGTTTCTTTAAATTCTAACATTTTACTGATAAACTCATTTAGAAGGCATCTAGAACTTTAGGTGTAACCAGATATGCAAGGTTGAGTGTATGCTCTACCAAATACTGGACTAGAATAATTTGTTATAGTGAGCCTCCAGAAAGGTTCAGATAAATTCATGGATTCCTTGTGCTACCCTGGGATATGAATTAAAAGATATGCAAAGAATATCCTCCTGGCTTTCTGAGGATCAAGTCAAGGATAATAATGTCCACTCTTCCTTATATGAGACATGCCTGTGTCCCAGTGGCTGGAGAGTTCTGAACAGCTATACCTTGACAAACCAGTGAGGTGTACCCCAGGTAATTTATTACTGGTTAGTATtaaacttgttttatttattaaaacttgtaaataatttgcttttttgtaaattaaaacagTTTCAAGATCCCTATAAGAGCACTCTCACTTAGGCTCTGGTAAGTTTTCCGGTGTCAGAGTAAGAACTTTTTAGACACCAAGCAGGCAATGGACAGAATCCTGGGTATACTCACAGGGATATGAAGCATGTGAACATTATTTACATGcatcacagaagaaataaaggTTAGTAACAGCTAATGTGGAAAACTATTTGACAGCATCTCTTATGACTGATgagagaagaaggaattagcaCCAGACCCTGAGTTTAGTTGTCAACTAACATCAGGGTGCTTACCCTGGGCTAGTTAATTGTTAGGTTTCACAGGGATTTGTGGTATGAGAAAGCTTTGTGACTATATTCAATCTGTGTGCCAGGGCTTAGTGCAAGATCTTAGGAGGAAAAAAGACTTAAAGGAGAAGCTACTTCACAGCTATGTTAGATCAGACTGACACTTGAGAACACTAACTTATAGATCCAGTTTTGCCACTAAATATAGAACTTCAGGACCTATGATTTCTCTaggtctcagtctcctcatctgtaaaatctgcAGAGGTAAACTAGATGACCTCCAAGCTCCCTTTAGCTTCTAAAGAGCTTAGTTTAAAAAGTCTTTGAAATCGAATAAACCTGAAAAACAGGTGTTCTCCCCCTGAGGCTTTTCTGGGGCCGAAATGTTCCATTCCAAACCCTGAGACAGCCACACCTCAGCATGAGGGTGTTTGAGAAGCTCCTCAGAGAAGGTATCCTTTATATTTTCATCCCTATGCCCCAGTACAGAATCTCTACCCACAAAAAGTGGAGACAGACTTATAGTCCAGACTGACAATGCCTAGTGATGGAGATGATAAAATGTATACTTTAGTGTTGCTGTTGGCATCAAATCTGAAAGCTTAGGCCACCAAGCAAGGCTTTTCATTAAATACCATTCCTTACCTCATTTCTCCCTATCTGACAAAGCCTTTCCTTTTCAGCTGAGTTGATCACATCCATTTGCTCCCTCCTGTCTGCTCTTGCCGATCCCTCCATCTGGAAGggtagggagggaggaatgatCTATTTCCTTCAAGACGAAGCTCTGTCTTACCTTATGTTTCATCAGGATGAATACAAGAAATTTCTAGAATCCTATACTACCATACACTTATTTCCTAGCTTATTCATAGAGGTTCCTCTTCTTGCTATAATTAGACTCTAAACACGTTATGTTGAATAGGCACCAAATCAATGCTTATCTAGTTTGTGAGTCCAGCAGGAATCTCAGATGGCAAAAGAATGAGAGCTTCAGGCTCCTCCTACCATTATGCTACATCGTTTCCAaagctcttccttctcttttctttccagtcTGGAATCCCCTATTTTCAAGCCTAATGTAAGGGCCGATTCTGGGCATGAAAAGACAACACAGTTCATACTTTTGGtttcatattttttcagttcatttcagtaaaaacataatataaaaggcattgccaccctcttcccctcctgggGGTGATCCATCAAGCCTGTCATTCTGGGCTGCTCCAGTGGTTCATAGCTCATCATGTGATATATGCAGGGCATGGTCACAGAGATCTGCAAATAGCACATAACAGTTTGAAAGAAAATGCCACTCTCATACTGATATATGCCACTATcaagaaaaatacttcaaaacaAACAGACACCCCCCCCACCATTTTTCAGAGCATGTGCTTTTAAACGAGAAAACATTCTTATGTCCTCTCACTTGTATCTCAGGTGAGGGAGCCTCAAATTCTGAAAGctgacagagaagggagagaaacaaCCCAGGCTTCTACGCCATATGTAATGGAAGTCGAAGCTTGAGCTAGTTTCTGAGGATTAGGTTGGGGGGTGTTGTTAGGAGGGTACtggaggagtgggggtgggacACACGCTAGAGAATGTGCCAGGTTCCACAGGGCTGTGAGGACGGGAGGTAAAGTGGCAGTAGCTTACCTGTTCGCTTACTACAAAGTTTGTCTTTAACATTGTCAGCCTCTCGGGAAAAGAATTCAATGAGTTCATCTTCATATTCCTCCACAATGCTCTCACACTGTCAGCCCAAGGGAGAAACGAGTAAGAGAGGACAACAAGAGGAAGCCTCTGGTCTCCACCTCCAGAGAGGAGGACAAAGACATTAACCCAACTTTCCACTTGGGCTCTCCAATAACTCCCCTAATTTCCAAGAACCAGCTGCCCACTCCCATAGCTTACCGCAAACTTGAGGGTGCCGCTGATGTCTGAATCAATTCGGATGCCTTGTAGATCCAGTTCACTGGATTCTCCATTCCGTCCCACTACACGCACGTAGTTCTTGCGGTGGGTGGAAGGGTCTATCTGTTCCCCATACTCCTTCATCCGGTCACACACCTCCTCGAGCAGCTCTGTGAGGTGGGCCTCTGAGCGAGCATAAGGCACCTAGAAATGTCCTCAGCCTTGGGTCACATTCTTCTACCTCTGTACATTAGTAatttatttccttacttttccTTCCAAATCTAGCTCAACCAACCTATTCTAAAAAGCCTTCCctaatttaaaaacagtatgatttGTGTAGTTCTGATATATGATCTTATTTTACTTCGTTACACGAGCCTC
The Vicugna pacos chromosome 12, VicPac4, whole genome shotgun sequence DNA segment above includes these coding regions:
- the LOC140700079 gene encoding protein canopy homolog 2, whose translation is MKGWGWLALLLGALLGTAWARRSQDLHCGACRALVDELEWEIARVDPKKTIQMGSFRINPDGSQSVVEVPYARSEAHLTELLEEVCDRMKEYGEQIDPSTHRKNYVRVVGRNGESSELDLQGIRIDSDISGTLKFACESIVEEYEDELIEFFSREADNVKDKLCSKRTDLCDHALHISHDEL